A genomic window from Desulfuromonas sp. includes:
- a CDS encoding crotonase, with product MSESNLLVNIEDQIATITINRPKSLNAVTESVFVELEETIDDLEQDDDVAVIILTGAGDKAFVAGGDITRMVEATPEWSRDFAHLAQRVLNKIEASVKPVIAAINGYALGGGCELAMACDIRIASEKALFGQPEVKLGIIPGFAGTQRLSRLVGKGKAKEIIFTGEMFDAAEAHRIGLVNKVVAADELMQSCQEMASIIAQRSRTAVRLSKEAIDNGLEMDVARAEKYEADLFSLCFAMPDQREGMLAFVEKRAAVFKGK from the coding sequence ATGAGTGAATCAAACCTGTTGGTCAATATAGAGGATCAGATTGCGACGATTACGATCAATCGTCCGAAGAGTTTAAACGCTGTGACCGAATCTGTTTTTGTCGAACTCGAAGAGACCATTGATGATCTTGAGCAGGATGATGATGTTGCCGTCATCATCCTGACCGGTGCCGGCGACAAGGCTTTCGTGGCCGGCGGCGATATCACCCGGATGGTCGAGGCGACGCCTGAGTGGTCCCGCGATTTTGCCCATTTGGCGCAACGTGTTTTGAATAAAATTGAGGCCTCAGTGAAGCCGGTCATTGCCGCCATTAATGGTTATGCCCTCGGTGGTGGTTGCGAACTGGCGATGGCCTGCGATATCCGGATCGCTTCGGAAAAAGCCCTGTTTGGTCAACCGGAAGTCAAGCTCGGCATTATACCCGGTTTCGCCGGAACGCAGCGCCTTTCGCGTCTGGTCGGTAAAGGCAAGGCCAAGGAGATCATCTTTACCGGTGAGATGTTCGATGCCGCTGAAGCTCATCGCATCGGCCTGGTCAACAAGGTTGTCGCCGCCGATGAACTGATGCAAAGCTGTCAGGAGATGGCTTCAATTATTGCGCAGCGCAGCCGAACCGCCGTACGCCTGAGTAAAGAGGCGATCGACAATGGCCTGGAGATGGACGTTGCCCGGGCTGAAAAGTATGAAGCCGATCTGTTTTCCCTCTGCTTCGCAATGCCGGACCAGCGCGAAGGGATGTTGGCTTTTGTCGAGAAGAGGGCCGCCGTTTTCAAAGGCAAGTAG
- a CDS encoding NAD(P)-dependent oxidoreductase, translated as MQKTVVITGATSGFGKACVERFAGDGCRMILVGRREQRLAELQEQYPDNDVHLLPLDVRNREEVFTAFANLPEPFQTVDVLVNNAGLALGLEPSWETDIKDWEVMVDTNIKGVLYCTRALLPGMVDRKNGSIVNIGSVAGNWPYPGGNVYGATKSFVQQFSRNLRCDLLGKNVRVTNIEPGMAETEFSINRFKGDKEKAANVYKGIQPLTGKDIAEAVHWVVHLPPHVNVNTLELMATNQAWSPFNIHRSEEK; from the coding sequence ATGCAAAAGACGGTTGTAATAACCGGTGCGACATCCGGTTTCGGCAAAGCCTGTGTCGAGCGTTTTGCCGGTGACGGCTGCAGAATGATATTGGTCGGACGTCGTGAACAACGTCTGGCTGAGTTACAGGAGCAGTATCCGGATAACGATGTTCATCTTTTGCCGCTCGATGTCAGGAACCGCGAAGAGGTATTTACGGCATTTGCCAATCTTCCCGAACCTTTTCAGACGGTAGATGTCCTGGTGAATAACGCCGGACTCGCCCTCGGACTGGAACCTTCCTGGGAGACCGACATCAAAGATTGGGAGGTTATGGTCGACACCAATATTAAAGGTGTCCTTTACTGCACCCGCGCCCTGTTGCCGGGGATGGTCGACCGCAAGAATGGTTCAATTGTAAATATCGGTTCTGTGGCCGGAAACTGGCCTTATCCCGGCGGCAATGTGTATGGTGCAACGAAATCCTTTGTCCAGCAGTTTTCACGCAACCTGCGCTGTGATCTGCTCGGCAAGAATGTCAGGGTTACGAATATTGAACCGGGAATGGCTGAAACCGAATTTTCGATCAACCGTTTCAAGGGAGATAAGGAAAAGGCGGCCAATGTCTACAAGGGGATTCAACCCCTGACCGGCAAGGATATCGCCGAAGCGGTGCACTGGGTTGTTCATCTGCCGCCGCATGTCAATGTTAATACCCTGGAGTTGATGGCAACCAACCAGGCCTGGTCGCCGTTCAATATCCATCGTTCTGAAGAGAAATAA